In a single window of the Nicotiana tomentosiformis chromosome 8, ASM39032v3, whole genome shotgun sequence genome:
- the LOC104089255 gene encoding vacuolar-processing enzyme, with protein MGSFSFAVCVSLMLLVMVVAIPFELPKNGRRIGRLHRWWDPLIRSPVDRDDESEDKDGVRWAVLVAGSNGYGNYRHQADVCHAYQILKRGGLKDENIVVFMYDDIAKSELNPRPGVIINHPNGSDVYAGVPKDYTGEHVTAANLYAVLLGDKSAVKGGSGKIVDSKPNDRIFLYYSDHGGPGVLGMPNMPFLYAKDFIEVLKKKHAAGTYKEMVLYIEACESGSVFEGMMPEDLNIYVTTASNAEESSWGTYCPGMDPPPPPEYITCLGDLYSVAWMEDSESHNLKKETIKQQYEKVKERTSNFNNYNAGSHVMEYGSKEIKPEKVYLYQGFDPATANLPANKIAFAHVEVVNQRDADLLFLWERYKKLADNSLEKAKLRKEITDTMLHRKHLDGSVDAIGVFLFGPTKGSSVLNSVREPGLPLVDDWDCLKSTVRLFELHCGSLTQYGMKHMRAFANICNNGVSRDAMEEAFMAACNERKIEEYTAANRGFSA; from the exons ATGGGGTCCTTTAGTTTTGCAGTATGTGTAAGCTTAATGTTGCTGGTTATGGTCGTTGCTATTCCTTTTGAATTACCCAAAAATGGCAGAAGGATAGGGCGGCTGCACCGCTGGTGGGACCCCTTAATACGATCGCCGGTAGATCGTGATGATGAGTCTGAAGACAAGGACGGTGTTCGTTGGGCAGTTCTCGTGGCTGGTTCTAATGGATACGGAAATTATCGGCATCAG GCAGATGTATGTCATGCTTACCAGATTTTGAAAAGAGGAGGATTGAAAGATGAGAACATAGTTGTATTCATGTATGATGACATTGCCAAGAGTGAGCTAAATCCAAGACCCGGAGTCATAATCAACCATCCAAACGGTAGTGATGTCTATGCTGGTGTGCCGAAG GATTACACTGGCGAGCATGTCACTGCGGCGAACTTGTATGCCGTGCTTCTTGGTGATAAGAGTGCTGTGAAAGGTGGAAGTGGGAAGATCGTCGATAGTAAACCAAATGACAGAATATTTCTCTATTACTCTGATCATGGTGGTCCAGGGGTGCTCG GGATGCCGAACATGCCTTTTCTTTATGCCAAAGATTTTATTGAGGTCTTGAAAAAGAAACATGCAGCAGGGACCTACAAAGAAATG GTCCTCTACATTGAAGCTTGTGAGAGCGGGAGTGTTTTTGAGGGTATGATGCCTGAAGACTTGAACATTTATGTGACAACAGCATCAAATGCCGAAGAGAGCAGCTGGGGGACGTATTGCCCAGGAATGGATCCTCCACCTCCACCGGAATATATCACATGTTTGGGAGACTTATATAGTGTTGCATGGATGGAGGATAG TGAGTCTCATAACCTGAAGAAGGAAACAATAAAACAACAGTACGAGAAG GTGAAGGAAAGAACTTCCAACTTCAACAACTATAATGCTGGATCTCATGTTATGGAATATGGAAGCAAAGAAATTAAGCCAGAAAAAGTTTATTTGTACCAAGGATTTGATCCTGCCACCGCGAATCTTCCTGCAAACAAGATTGCTTTTGCGCACGTGGAGGTTGTCAACCAGAGGGATGCTGATCTTCTCTTCTTATGGGAGAGA TACAAGAAGCTAGCAGACAATTCATTGGAGAAGGCCAAGCTTCGGAAAGAGATAACGGACACAATGCTGCATAGAAAACATCTAGACGGGAGCGTAGATGCAATTGGAGTCTTTCTTTTCGGCCCAACAAAGGGTTCTTCTGTTCTCAACTCTGTTAGAGAACCTGGTTTACCTCTCGTTGATGATTGGGATTGCCTAAAATCGACG GTTCGCCTTTTCGAGCTACATTGTGGTTCTCTAACACAATACGGGATGAAGCACATGAGAGCATTTGCAAACATTTGCAACAATGGAGTGTCGAGAGATGCTATGGAGGAAGCTTTTATGGCTGCTTGCAATGAGCGTAAGATAGAGGAGTATACCGCTGCCAACCGGGGCTTCAGTGCTTGA
- the LOC138898092 gene encoding uncharacterized protein: MAKTSKCVPQKETPSSSKPFQNASNAATEEPLLDHIFLLAVAQMPNPIPELKEWVEGIVTQRPYSERLWREISKGRWEARNHGLPKDVEMRPPSADDNIYFDPPASKQDKEKKKRKSLSPSDLEKKQIEKRLVRKTKDASARELSSDSLNRLRDESEEEEEDSNLVARVRSGSELPQVKEAVEEVAVKAYEPGRVETISLRVGEADEGNLASTSQLEGNMPKEALGVIDLSGSPSFTDSMINEAHTLKSNLGMGAQEAVDFLHHFFDGLDSTTSEDASVLHHEAFLRYWEESKCFKARELAEIRDAYKLLNEKSQVELEAARKEHTELVEQVRRVFGVSDDESDSLANNPNLQVQNKLDVIEQLRGEVDAVKVKTEEWKKNMDRLASEKDTSRAQLASAEVQPQATKEKNVAQVKMIEGLQSQLSSAISGQENLAKELEVAKSEVIMSRNEADKKVAQLKIDVEATRSRQKTW, encoded by the exons atggcaaaaacttcaaagtgtgttccccaaaaagaaacacCTTCTTCTTCAAAACCTTTTCAAAATGCTTCTAATGCTGCTACTGAGGAACCTCTTCTAGATCATATATTCCTACTGG CTGTCGCCCAAATGCCGAATCCCATTCCTGAACTtaaagagtgggtcgagggcatcgtgaCACAGAGACCTTACTCTGAGCGCTTATGGCGTGAGatctcgaagggccgatgggaggctcgTAATCATG GTTTACCAAAGGACGTCGAAATGAGGCCTCCATCAGCTGACGATAATATATACTTCGATCCCCCTGCTTCGAAACAGgacaaagagaagaagaaaagaaaatcttTGAGTCCCTCGGACCTAGAAAAGAAACAAATCGAGAAACGACTGGTGCGTAAAACCAAAGATGCTAGTGCCCGAGAGCTCTCATCGGACTCACTCAATcggttgagggatgagtccgaagaagaagaagaagattccaATTTGGTAGCCCGTGTGAGAAGTGGTTCTGAATTGCCTCAAGTCAAGGAGGCCGTAGAAGAAGTAGCGGTCAAAGCCTACGAACCAGGGAGGGTCGAGACCATTTCGCTCCGAGTTGGGGAAGCTGACGAAGGAAATTTGGCCAGTACTTCTCAGTTAGAAGGTAATATGCCTAAGGAGGCGCTTGGGGTGATCGACCTCTCTGGGTCGCCTTCGTTTACTGATTCAATGATAAACGAGGCCCATACACTAAAAAGTAACCTCGGCATGGGGGCCCAAGAAGCAGTAGATTTTCTTCACCATTTCTTTGATGGCCTGGATTCTACCACCTCAGAGGAT gcctcggtgcttcatcacgaggctttTCTTCGATACTGGGAGGAGTCAAAATGTTTCAAGGCCCGGGAGCTTGCCGAAATAAGGGATGCTTATAAGCTCCTTAATGAAAAATCCCAAGTTGAGCTGGAAGCGGCTCGTAAGGAACATACCGAACTTGTTGAGCAAGTAAGGAGAGTTTTTGGAGTTAGTGATGATGAGTCAGACTCGTTAGCTAACAATCCGAACTTGCAGGTTCAGAATAAACTTGACGTGATCGAGCAACTCCGAGGTGAGGTGGATGCGGTCAAAGTCAAGACCgaggaatggaagaaaaatatggatCGCTTAGCCTCGGAGAAAGATACTTCCCGGGCACAGTTGGCTTCTGCTGAGGTTCAGCCTCAGGCTACAAAGGAGAAGAACGTGGCACAGGTCAAAATGATCGAGGGACTCCAATCTCAGCTGAGCTCAGCTATTTCTGGTCAAGAGAATCTGGCCAAGGAGCTCGAGGTTGCCAAGTCAGAAGTTATTATGTCCCGGAACGAAGCTGATAAAAAAGTGGCCCAACTCAAAATTGATGTCGAGGCTACTAGGAGCAGGCAAAAAACATGGTGA
- the LOC138898093 gene encoding uncharacterized protein: protein MADDEISNLHHNHPLFLKDSDAPGTALISLKLTGPENYTLWNRSMRVALLVKNKLGFVDGTYVKSSYRGDLATQWERCNAVVVSWLSSTVSAKLVPSIMYASSARKLWTEIATLRQGTDFVTSYFSKLKDLWDELDILAPLPSCDCEESRPYVEHLVRQRLLQFLMGLNESYSHVRSDVLLKRPVLSVNQAYAVVVQEESQRRLGVVDSNKDPLTMLAAGKGQMFKNKRPGMICEHCGYRGHLKKNCYKIIGYPPDFKSKRKGQYNAIKLFANTANTGENVIGKNQTQIQQGSYFTEEQFNQLMKLLSKTSTGENSSIRGVSSNLAGTVSLLSNVQCYEWIVDSGASHHITFCKNVLENIQSINRQSNDGVQTPT from the exons ATGGCGGACGACGAGATCTCGAACTTACATCATAATCATCCACTATTCCTAAAGGATTCTGATGCACCAGGAACAGCTCTTATCTCGCTCAAACTCACAGGGCCAGAAAACTATACCCTTTGGAATAGATCTATGCGAGTTGCGCTGCTGGTGAAGAACAAATTAGGGTTTGTGGATGGCACTTATGTCAAAAGCTCTTATAGAGGTGATTTGGCCACACAGTGGGAAAGATGCAACGCGGTTGTGGTGTCATGGCTGAGCAGTACTGTTTCAGCAAAATTAGTACCAAGTATCATGTACGCTTCTAGTGCAAGGAAG TTGTGGACAGAGATTGCAACCCTAAGACAAGGTACGGATTTTGTCACAAGTTATTTCTCAAAATTGAAGGACCTGTGGGATGAGCTAGATATACTAGCACCTTTACCTTCATGTGACTGTGAGGAATCTAGACCTTATGTAGAACACCTAGTAAGACAAAGGCTACTACAATTTCTAATGGGACTGAATGAGAGTTATAGTCATGTTAGGAGTGATGTTTTGCTGAAACGACCAGTTTTAAGTGTTAATCAAGCATATGCAGTAGTAGTTCAGGAGGAAAGCCAAAGAAGATTAGGTGTAGTGGATTCCAATAAAGATCCTTTAACGATGTTAGCAGCAGGAAAAGGCCAAATGTTTAAGAACAAAAGGCCAGGAATGATCTGTGAGCATTGTGGTTATAGGGGACACCTAAAGAAAAATTGCTACAAAATTATCGGGTATCCACCTGACTTCAAGAGCAAAAGGAAAGGACAGTACAATGCGATCAAACTATTTGCCAACACTGCAAATACTGGAGAAAATGTCATTGGGAAGAATCAGACTCAAATTCAGCAGGGGAGTTACTTTACTGAGGAACAGTTCAATCAGTTGATGAAATTGTTGTCAAAGACCTCAACAGGTGAAAACTCTTCAATTCGGGGAGTATCCTCAAACTTGGCAGGTACTGTGTCACTATTGTCTAATGTCCAATGTTATGAGTGGATAGTAGACTCAGGAGCTTCACATCATATTACCTTTTGCaaaaatgttttggaaaatatcCAGAGCATAAACAGACAGAGTAATGATGGAGTACAAACTCCAACATGA